The genomic region ACGGCCAGCCCCGCCATCCTCCACTTGCTCCGTGCACCCATCCGTCCAAACCCTCGTGTAAGGTTTGCTGTAAGCCCATATAATCCGGGGGGGTGCGGGGTAGTGCTGAATCAGGCCGGATCCAGAAAGCCGGGGCAGGCGGCCGCAGGGCATCACTTGGCACCTCACGTCCACGGCCGAAAAGGCAGTTACATTGCCAAAGCGGTTATCCGGCCGATGAGGCACTGCCCCGCACCCCCTCCCAACCTTTCGATTTCACAGCATAAAGCCTACGGCCGGGGTATTTGTGGATGGAGGCGCCCGCGGACGGGCGCTGCCAGCAAATCCGCCCCCATGATGGAGGCTATTTGCCGAACGAAACAAATACTCCGGCCGTAGGCTCACGGATTCAGGTTAATTGTATGCGTGTATCATATTGAGAGGTGAGGAAAAACAGAGGCCTTGACGGCAAACGCCTGCCGTCAACAGCTCCCCCTGGACTTGACTGTCGACGGGGCCGTTCTTATGTAAGATCCCAACCGAAAAGGAATCACAAAAGGACCGGAGGTTTTGTTCCATGGATATGAAACAGGACGATCTCTTCGTTGATGCCCAGTTTAAGCTCATGGATGGGGACTACGACGGAGGCATAGCCATTCTCGACCGCATCATCGAACAGGATCCCACGGCAGCAAAGGCCTATCAGGCCCGGGCCGTTGCCAAGTGCAAGAAGGGCGACCTGGACCAGGCCCTCACGGACATAGAGTCCGCAATAAGGTGCGATGAAGGCAACGCCCGTTATCACTACCACAAGTCCGGGATCCTCATGCAGATGGATGCACTTGAGGCCGCTCTCGAGGCGGTTGACCATGCCATAGAACTGGATCAAGCCTATCCGGCCGCCTATCTCATGCGGAGCAAGATCTACGAAAAGATGGGGGATCTCGATCAGTCCAACGCGGACATGAGTCGGGCCTTGGAACTCAAGAAGAAGGAAGTGAAGTGCGTGGACTGGTAACCGGTCCTTCCTGCTGGGCCTGGGCATGAAGACGTCCCTGCCCCACGGCCCAGAGGAGCTGCCTGCAAAAACCCCTCACGAGTCTCACCTCCCGGCTTCTCAGGTCAAGGCGGGAAAAAAAACGCCTGACGTTTGTCATCCAGTAATCGGGCGCCCGAGGGTGGATGAAACCGATGGCCCGAAGGGCCTCGTCCAGGTGGCGGTACATACCCTCCATTTCCTGGATGGTTGCGATTCTGGGCTGGAAAAGTTCCTCCCTGGACTCTGCCATGAAGAGTTCGTAGCAGATGATCATGACGCTCTGGGCCAAGTTGATGGAGGAAAAAGAGGCCGTTGGGATGGTGACAAGAAAGTGGCAAAGCCGAAGATCCTCGTTGGAAAGCCCCCAGTTTTCCGAACCGAAGACGAGGGCGATCCGGTTTTCCTGGCTCAAGGGGGCAAGACGAAAGGGTAGGGTGCGGGGGGTGTCGGTAGGCCTACGCTGGCGACCGGTCCTTGCGGTCGTTCCCACCGCGTAGTTGAAAGGGGCTAGGGCATCCTCCAAGCTGTCGTGGACAACGAGTTTTTGGATAAGGTCCTCGGCCTCGGATGTGGCCATGCGGAGCATCCGTTCCTGGTCGAGGTTTTCTGGTCTCACGACCATGAGTTCTGGAATGCCCATGTTACGGCAGCAGCGGGCGGCCGCCCCGATATTTTCAGGAAAACGGGGTCTGTTCAGGATGATGCTGATGTTGTCCAGGTTGACCTTCATGGCGAGACAGGCGAAAATTACCGAATTGATCGGATAATGCAAAGGAAGAACAAGATCGAATGCCCACGCATACACACAAAAATCCCCTTTATATAAAGATTCCGTGCTTTCTCACCGGACGTCTCGTCCTCGATACGGACCGGGAAAGGATCAGGCAAAAACTCGCCAGGCACCTCGTCCATGAACTCGGCTACCGCATCGAGGACTTCATCCTCGATCGGGAAATCCCCGTGGAGTTCAATGGAAAGAGACAGGTATCCATCATAGATCTCCTCGTTGTGATCGACGGGCGATCCATGATGGTCCTGCGATTCGGGCCTGGATCGGTCATCACAAGGGAGTCGGGGACCATCTCCGCGGCCCGTCTCGTCGAACCCGACTACATCGTCCCATGGGCGGTTCAGGCCAACCTCTTCGATGCCTCCTTCATCGACGTGGTGAAAAAAAAGGCGGTAGGATACGGATGGGAGGCCATTCCGTCCCGATCCGATCTCATAAATTTATGTTCGACATGGCCTCCTCCTGTCCTGCCTCCGGAAAGGATCCCCTTCGAGGAACGGATCCTCTTTTCCTACGATAAACCCGCCTGAGACCCGATTTCAGGGGCGTCGTGTGACGCCTCGAGTTGCTGAAGGCCGTTAGATGACGGCATTTTTCCCCATCCTTTCCGGTCTGCTCATCGCCGGGGCCTTTCCTCCCTTTTCCCTCTCCCATCTCATCTGGTTTTGCCTGGTCCCTCTCCTTTTTGCAGTCGCAGGCAAGGGCATACGTAAAGGGATGTCTTACGGCCTTGTTACAGGGTTCGTTTCCTTTTTCGGGATCCTTTGGTGGCTGGCCCCTACCATATCCAGGTTTGGGCACCTTCCACCGTGGTTTTCCTGGCCGGTCATCTGTCTCCTCATCGCCTATCTTGCCATCTATCCTGCCGTATGGGCAGGGGGCGCGGCATGGGTGAGCCGAAAAAGCCCGATTCTCGGCCCTATTGCACTTCTCCCTGCTGCGTGGACCCTTCTCGAATGGCTCAGGGAGCACCTCTTTTCCGGCTTTCCATGGGCGAGTCTCGCCTACGCCCTCTCAAAAAGTCCATCCCTCATTCAGACGGCGGATCTGTGGGGCCACTTCGGGATCTCGTACCTGATCGTCCTTGCCAACGTCCTTCTCTGGATCGCAGTGTCCGCCCCGAAACCCTCCTGGAGGCCCTATCCAGTCCTTGCCGTCGTCCTCGGGTTACTTTTCCTCCATCTCCACGGAAGCCAACGGATCCGGTCCGTCATGGTGGAGGACGCCTTAGTTCCTGCCCTTGCCGTCTCCGCTGTTCAAGGGAACGTGCCGCAGGACATCAAGTGGGACCCGGGCTTTCAGGCCGAGACCATCGCCATCTACCGGGACCTTTCCCGAGAAGCCGTCAGGGAATTGGGCGACCTTGGGAAACCCGGCCGCCGTCTCCTCGTGTGGCCCGAGACCTCCGCACCCTTCTACTTCCAGGAAGACGGACCCCTCAGGATCGAAATCCTCGGCATCGCACGGGATCTCGACACCATGATCCTGCTCGGGAGTCCCGCCTACGAGGACGGGTCTGACGGGATGGCATTTTTCAACAGCGCCTTTCTCGTAGGGCCGGACGGATCGGTCGCTGGCAGATACGACAAGGTCCACCTCGTACCCTTCGGTGAGTATCTCCCCCTCGGCCCGCTGAGTGCCTGGGCCAAGGACCTCCTCCCATTTGCCGGAGACTTCCGGGAAGGCGAGTCCTCGCGTCCGCTCGCATGGGGAATGGATGTGAAGGTTGGGTGCCTCATCTGTTTCGAAAGCATCTTTCCCGACCGTGCGCGCGAAATCGTGCGGCAAGGCGCTGATGTGATAGCCGTCATCACGAATGATGCGTGGTTCGGTCGGACCGGGGCCCCTTACCAGCACGAGGACATGGCCGTGTTCCGGGCCGTCGAGACGAGGCGGTGGCTCGTCCGATCGGCCAACACTGGGGTGAGTTCCATCATCTCGCCCTGGGGGGAAAGGACCGCCCAGACAAAGATCTTCGAGCGGACCGCTGTGTCCGGAGAGGTCAGGCTACGAAACGGACAAGGCCTTTATGTCCGCACTGGTCCGACATTTTTTTTGACTTTGTGTCTTGCTCTCGTTATTTTTGCTCTCTTTTACGCCTCGAGAAAACTTCAGAGGGAGGAACGGATATGAAACAGGGCGTAGAAAGGTCAACGGTCGATATCCAGGAGATCGCAGCGAGCGTCGCCGAGCTTGGAAGCAAGCTCGAACACCTCAGAGGTTATCTTTGATGAGGATCACATAGACAAACGGCTTTCCGAGATCGAAAAGGAGCTCTTGAAGCCCGATTTTTGGGAAGGCCCGACCGCCAAGGAGATACTCAAGGAGAGATCCGACCTGAAGGAACAGCGCGAGCTCATCGCGTCCCTTGCCGCACGTCACGAGGAACTTGTCTTTTTTCTCGACATGGTCCGCACGGAAGGGGACGAAGATGCCCTGAAAGAGGTGATAAAGGGCGCCGAGCGGCTTCGGGCGGATCTGGAGCAGGCCGAGACCGTCCGGCTGCTTTCGGGAAAATACGACAGGAACAACGCCATCCTCACCATCCACGCCGGTGCCGGAGGGACTGAGGCCCAGGATTGGGCAGACATGCTTCTTCGAATGTATCTCCGGTGGGCGGAGCGCCACGGTTTTTCCGTAAAGATGCTGGATCTCGCCCCTGGAGAAGAAGCTGGGATCAAGGGCGCCACAGTACTCGTGGAAGGGACATACGCCTATGGATATCTCCAGGGCGAGACTGGTGTCCACAGGCTTGTGCGCATCTCCCCATTCGATGCCTCGGGACGGCGGCATACGTCCTTTGCCTCAGTATTCGTGGCTCCGGAGCTGGATGAATCCATCGAGGTGGAGATAAACGAAAAGGACCTTCGCATCGACACGTACCGTGCAAGCGGGGCGGGCGGCCAGCACGTCAACAAGACAAGCTCGGCAGTACGGATCACCCATATTCCCACCGGGATAGTGGTCCAGTGCCAGAACGAGCGTTCCCAGCACAAGAACAAGGCCTATGCCATGAAGATCCTCATGGCCCGGCTCTACGAGCTCGAGATAGCCAAAAAGGAGGCGGAAAAACAGAAGCTCCACAGCGAAAAGAAAGAGATCGCGTGGGGAAGCCAGATCCGCTCCTATGTCCTTCAGCCCTATCAGCTCTGCAAGGACAACCGGACCGACATGGAAGTAGGAAACGTCATAGGGGTCCTGGACGGGGATCTGGACCCATTCATCCGGGCGTACCTGGAACTCAAGGGGACCTCAAAATGAGCAATAGCGGATCTCACCTGATCTGACCGTAAACCTCTCGCCTGACTTCGTCTCGAGCACGAGACCTCCGTCCCGAGAAAGGGCAACGGCCCGTGCGATGATCTCCGGGGATCGTTCCGCGTCCATTCCGTAGGCCACATCCCGGCCGAGGGTGTCGGAAGCGAGCGTCCATGCCGATAGGGCCGGGTTCTCCATGTCTGGGTCATCCTCGTCCATCACCCGGGCCTCCCATTCGTGAAGGAGTCCAAAGATCCAGCCGATCCGGGCGAGAACGTCAGCAGCAAGGGCTGGGATAGGGCATTCTCTGCCTGTTTCCAACAGGATGGACGTCGCCTCGGGAAGATGATCCGGAAAGGCCTTTATGTTTACGTTGATCCCGATCCCGAAAAGGAGATACGAACAGTCCTTGAGTCGTATGGCCTCGGTGAGGACCCCAGCCACCTTTTTCCCTGAGACGAGGACGTCGTTGATCCACCTGACGGTCGCAGGAACCCCCCACTCCCTGAGTACCTGGGCGATGGCCACGCCAAGTCCAAGGGAATAGAAGGACCAGTTCTCCTCGAGCAGGAAAGGGGAGATGGCAAGACACGCGTAGATGCCGCCTGGGGGCGCCCACCAGACCCGTTCCCTGCGCCCCTTGGCACCCTCGATACGATCCGTCATCCATACAGTGCCAGACGGAATGGACCGCTTCTCGGCCTCGGCCCGGATGATCTCCTCCCGTGCACGGGGCATGAGCCTTTCCGGCCCTTCGCACCAGTATATCCTGGACCCGATGTCTGCGCCCCGCCGAAAGACCCGTTCAGCGTGTTCCGGCAATAGGCCGTGATCGAGGGAGAGGTCCCGGAGGCGCGAGAGGCGGATGAGGCCTTCGAGCTCTGAAAAAGGCTTGATTGACATTGTTCGGAAAAAGGAAGACTCTTTATACATTATGAACTATCCGATTGCATCCCACCCTTTATATAATTTATTAGAAATGATTTCCAATTATTGAAGATAACGAAAAAGAACTCCTGAATTCGTGAGATATGCACTCAACCTTTCGATTTCACAGCATAAGCCTACGGCCCGGGGGATTTGTGGAGTAAGACGCCTATGGACGGGGCTCGAACGGCAAATCTGCCCCCATGGACGGGGGCTATTTGCCGCACGAAACAAATACCCCGGCCGTAGGCTCACGGATTCAGGAAAATTGTAAGAAGCTGGAGGGACCGACATACCCATCCGGGAAGAAAGAAGAATAGAGGCCTCGAGAAGTTGCCGAATTTTTAACGAAAGGAGGACCAGCAGCCATGACCATAAGGCGTGCAGCCGTTGCCGGACAGTTTTACGATGGTGATCCGAAACTTCTGAACTTTCGTCTCTCCCAGTACATCGGAACGGTGGCAAAGGCACGGCCTGCGATCGCCCTGATCGCTCCTCATGCGGGGTACATGTACTCGGGTGCGGTGGCGGGCGCGGCTTACGCTGAGGTGGATGTCCCTGAGACGGTCGTCATCCTCGGGGTGAACCATACAGGGCTCGGGGCGAGGGCGGCGGTCATGGCCACAGGCGCGTGGGCCATGCCCATGGGAACCGTCCCGATCGCAAGCGACCTCGCGTCTCTTCTCCTTGGTATGACATCGTCCCTTGAGGACGACGTGACCGCCCATCTCTACGAGCACTCTCTCGAGGTCCAGGTTCCCTTTCTCCAGTTTCGGCAACCGGCCTTGAGGATCGTCCCTATCTGTCTCGGGGGCCTTGCCTACGACACGTGTGAGGAGATCGGAGGGGCCATAGCCCTGGCTGTCGGGAGATACGGAAAACCGGCCCTCATCGTCGCGAGCACGGACATGACCCATTACGAGTCCCAGGAAAGGGCGAATGCCCAAGACAGGCTCGCTATCGACCGGATCCTCGCCCTCGATCCCAGGGGTCTCTACGAGACGGTCCGTGGCCACGGGATCTCCATGTGCGGCGTGATCCCCACGACCATCACACTCGTTGCCGCCAAGGCCTTGGGGGCGAAGAGGGCGCGCCTTGTCCGCTACGCCACCTCAGGGGATGTCACTGGCGATTATCGCCAGGTGGTGGGATATGCAAGTTTCATAGTGGACTGAGTGAGACCTTTTCCGCAGCAAACGTTCCCTTGACTTTTAGACACCCCATCCGTATAAAATACTCCTGAATCCGTGAGCCTGCGGCCAGGGTGTTTGTTCCGTGCGGCAAATAGCCCCCGTCCATAGGGGCAGATTTGCCGTTCGTGCCCCATCCATGGGCGCCTCCATCCACAAATACCCCAGCCGTAGGCTTATACTGTGAAATCGAAAGGTTGGGTGCATATTTCACGGATTCAGGATACTGTCCCCTCCGCTGGGGGATCGTCTAACGGCAGGACGGCAGACTCTGGATCTGTCTATCTAGGTTCGAATCCTAGTCCCCCAGCCATCCATCGCCTTCTCTCCAACGCCACAGTCCTCCCGCACGCATGAAGGTCCTTGTCACCGGCGGCAGCGGTTTCATCGGTCGGCATCTCCTGAATGCCCTTCTGGCAAGGGGAGATGAGGTGGTCGTCCTGTCCCGCCGCCCTGATCCATTCGCAATAGGTGACATGCCTCCAATCCTCCGCTTCGTGCAGGGGGATTTGACGTCTTCCCGGTCTATCACAGGCGTGGCGTATGATGCCGAGGTTGTTTATCACCTGGCTGGCCTCGCCCACAGGGAAGGGGGCGGTTTTCCTGAGGATATGCATTGGCGTGTGACCGTAGATGGGACGCGCCATCTCCTAAATGAGGCAATACAGGCCGGGGTTCGGCGCTTCGTGTTCGTGAGCAGTGTCAAGGCCATGGGAGAGGGCACGGAAGGCTGCCTCGACGAGACCTCGCCTGCGGCTCCGAAAACGGCCTATGGCATTGCCAAGCGCAAGGCAGAGGAGCTTGTCATCGAAAAGGGTCGCGAATTCGGCATGCATGTCTGCGTCTTGCGCCTCCCGCTTGTGTACGGGCCCGGAAACAAAGGGAACATCCCTCGCATGATCAAGGCGATCGACCGGGGGATTTTCCCGCCCATACCAGAGGTCGGAAACAGCCGTTCTATGGTCCACGTGGAAGATGTGGTACAGGCGCTGCTCCTTGCATCAGAGTGTCCGGCTGCAAATGGAAAGATCTATCTCGTGACCGACGGTCGTGCATACTCTACGCGGGAGATCTACAAGGCCATTCTCAAGGCACTCGGCCGCGATGTCCCGAGGTGGACGGTTCCTGCCTGGGCCCTGAGATGGGTTGCGCGGACCGCAGACGCGGTTCTCCGAATGGCGGGCCGATCCCGGCCATCCTGCACGGCTGAGCTGGAAAAGCTGCTCTGTTCAGCCTGGTACGATCCTACCAGGATACGACATGAGCTTGGCTTCAAACCTCGCCATACGTTGTTTGATGCCTTAGCAGATATGGTTGCAGATTACAAAACCTGCGAGGTGGCTTCCATCGGCAAAGGATGAAAGCGCCTGGTGTGCATCACTTGAGGGCGGCCACCAGATCCCTTCCTGCCCCGTGGTCCCTGGCAACCAGCATGTATATGGATGGGAGCACAAAAAGGGTGAAGAGGGTGCCGATGAACATGCCGCCCACGAGCACGAGACCGATGGAGTTTCGGGCCTCGGCCCCTGGGCCAGTGACGAGGGTGAGCGGGAAATGGCCTGCTATCGTCGCTGCAGTGGTCATGAGGATCGGGCGCAGACGCGTCATGGCCGCCTGATGCACGGCCTCGAGCTTGGACAGACCCCGGATCTGGAGCTGGTTTGCAAACTCCACGATCAGGATGCCGTTCTTGGAGACGATTCCAACGAGGGTCACAAGTCCCACCTGGGAGTAGATGTTTAGTGTAGTCGTCCACCCATTGGTCCAGAAGGGCGCATTGGGATCTGGAATCTTGAGGAAGGTGAAGATAAGGGCCCCGAAAACGGCAAGCGGGACCGAACCTGCAAGGATCACGAAGGGATCCCGGAAGCTATCGAACTGGGCAGCAAGGACGAGAAAGATGAGTACGATGGCCAGTCCAAAGGCGGGAAGAAACTTGTTTCCCTCGGTGCGAAGCTGACGTGACTCACCCGTGTAGTCGATGAAATATCCCTTGGGAAGGAGGGCTGCGGCCTGGTCTTCGAGGAACTGGAGGGCCTCGTCGAGGGGACGAATGGCGACCCCGCTGATCTTGACTGAATTGAGCTGCTGGAATCGGTTCAGGGATCGGGGGGCGACCGTGCTCTGAATGCCAGCCACCGTGCTCAAGGCAATGAGCCTTCCGTCCGGGCCGGTGATGTATATGTCTTGCAGTTGATAAGGATTGAGGCGCTGGACCCTTTCCACCTGAGGAATGACCTTGTAGCTCCTGCCTGCCATGTCGAAGCGGTTGACGTAATTGCCGCCCACCATGGCGCTGATGTCCCCGCCCACCTCGCTCAGCGTGAGACCAAGGGACGCCACCTTGTCCCGGTCTATGATAAATTGGGTTTCAGGCTGATCGATCTTTACGTCGATGGTGGGGGGAAACGCGAACATGCCGCTTTGGGTCGCGGCGTCCCGGATCTCTTGCGCAAACGAGAGGATCTCTTCGGTATCCGCCGTGGATGAGATCACGAACTCCACCGGGTAATGGCCCCCTCCGGGAAGGGCCGGAGGCAGTACTGGCAAGATCCGTATGCCTGGCAGGGCCGCGAGCTTGTCCCTCACCTCCGGAAAGATCTGAAAGATGTTCCGTTTCCGTTCGTCCCAGGGCTTGGTGGCCATGCCCCCGAAGCCTGAGTTCGGATACGTTATCTGGAAGGTGTGGTCAGTCTCTGGGATCTCCATGAAGACTGAATTCACTGCGGCTGCAAAGTGACTGTTCAGATCCAGGGTGGAGTCGGCAGGGGCCTCGAGAAGGCCGAATATGACCCCCTGGTCCTCGCTCGGGGCGAGTTCCTTGGGAGACATCTGGAACATGGGGATGGTGAGGAGGGCCGTCCCGATCCATACCGCATAGACTGCGGGTCTTGCCTGGAGGGTCTTTGCGAGAAGTCGGCCGTAAATCCACTTCAGACGGTCGAAATTCCGGGATATACGGCCTGAAAGGCCCTTTTCCTCCATCTCTGCCTTAAGCAGGCGAGAGGACATGACAGGAGAGAGGGTCAGCGCCACGACCCCTGAGATGGCCACCGCCCCTGCGAGCGTAAAGGCGAATTCCCGAAAGAGGGCCCCGGTAAGTCCTCCCTGGAGGCCGATGGGGAGGTAGACCGCGGCAAGGGTGATGGTCATGGCTATGATGGGCCCGATCAGCTCCCTGGCACCGAGATGGGCCGCATCAAGGGGTTTTGCCCCTTCCCTGATGTGACGCTCCACGTTTTCCACCACCACGATGGCATCGTCCACCACAAGCCCGACCGAGAGTACTATGGCAAGGAGTGTCAGGAGGTTCAGGGTGAACCCGAAGGCCTGCATGAGAAATACGCCGCCCACGAGGGAGACCGGGATGGCTACCACCGGTATGAGGACAGAGCGGAAGGAGCCGAGGAAGAGGAAGATCACCACCATGACGATGACAAGGGTCTCGGTCAGTGTCTTGACCACGTCCCGAATGGCACTCGAGATGTACCTGGTTGCGTCGTAGGCGACGCCTGCCTCGAGTCCTGCCGGGATGATCTTCTGGATCTCGTCCATCTCGGCCCGGACACGCCGTATGACATCGAGGGAGTTGGCGTTCGGCTGGGGCCAGATACCTATGAAGACCGCGGTCTGGCCAGAGAACCGGACCTCGGCGTCGTAGTCCTCTGCCCCGAGGACCACGTCTGCGATGTCACCGAGGCGGATGATGCTCCCGTTTTGCTCCCTGACTACGAGGCGACGGAATTCTTCTGCGTCCGAGAGATCCGTGTCTGCGGTGAGATTCACCTGGATGTAGGCGCCCTTGCTCTGTCCGGGGGCAGAGAGGAAGTTGTTCGCTGCAAGGGCCTTGCGCACATCGGCAGGGCTCACGGAGAGGGCGGCCATGCGATCGGGCTTGAGCCAGATGCGCATGGCAAAGGTGCGGGCCCCGAGGATGTCCGCCCTCTGGACCCCCTCGATGGCAGAAAGCCTGGGCTGTACCACCCGTAAGAGATAGTCAGTGATCTCGTTCTGTTTCAGGATATGGGACGAAAAGCTCAGATATGCAGATGCAAACCGGGTCTCGGCCGATTCTATGGTGAGTATAGGGATTTCGGATTCGGGTGGAAGGTCTCCACGCACCTGGTCCACCTTGGAACTGATCTCGGCAAGGGCCTTGGTGCTGTCATAATTCAGTTTCAGGTGCACTGTGATGGTGGAAAGTCCGAGGCTGCTCTGGGATTCCATGTAGTCGATCCCGTCTGCAGCGGCGATCGCCCGCTCAAGGGGCGTGGTGATGAAGCCGCGGACGAGCTCAGGGCTCGCCCCCACATAGACCGTCTTCACGGTGATGGTCGCAAGCTCGCTTTTGGGGTACTGGCGGACCGAGAGGGTCTTGATGGCCTGTAGGCCCGCTATGATGATGATGAGGTTTACGACCGCAGCAAGGACCGGGCGGCGTATGAAGAGATCGGTGATGGTCATTGTCTCAGGAGTTCTCCGGCCTAGGGGATGGCTTGAAATCAGGCGCAAGGCGGTTGTCTTCCACCACTGCCTGGCCGTTTCTGAGCTTGAACACCCCGGTGCTCACGACCTTTTCCCCGGCCGCAAGTCCCTGCGTCACCGAGACGAAATCGCCTCGTCTGTCCCCGAGCCGCACGAACTGCTGACGCACACGGAGGCCGCCCTCCCTTTTTGGATCCGGCTCAACGACAAAGACAGAGTTACCGTAAGGGGCATAAAGCACGGCCGTGGCGGGTATGGAAAGCACCCGAGGCCTCTCCGGCAGGATGACCTCCACTGTGACGTACATGCCGGGGCGGAGACGTTCGCCAGGGTTTTCCACTTCTGCGCGGATCTTTATGGCCCTGGTGGCGGCATCCACCTCGGAATCCAGGGCGGTGATCCGGCCGGAGAGGGTCTCTCCGGGTAGGGCATCGGTGCGAATACGGACCTCATGACCGGTGCGGAGCTGGGAAAGGGTCTGTTGGGGAAGGGTGAAGTCCGCGTAGATAGGATCCAGGGTCTGAAGGGCCACGATGGACTGCCCGGGTTCAAGATACTGCCCGGGATTTACCAGGCGGATTCCGAGCCTGCCGGCAAATGGGGCGCGGATCTGTTTCTTGTTGATGGAGGCCCGGAGGGATTTCACGCGGGAGACGGCCTCTTCGTGGGCTGCCACAGCAGAGTCCAGGTCCGCCTGAGAGACGATCCTCTCGGAGAGCATCCTCTCCGCACGTTCGCGATTGGATCGGGTAAGGGTCTCCTGGGCCACCGCCCCAGGGAGCTCGGCCTCTTCCTCGCTCGTATCCTGGGTGAGTAAGAGATCCCCCTTTTTGACCGCTGCCCCAGACTCGAAGTGAATTTTCGACACCTTTCCCGGAAGTTCGGCAGCGACCATCACCCCCCGGACAGAGACGAGGGTTCCTACGGCCGAGAAGGTCTTCTCCCATTCCTCGGAGGTGACAATGGCAGTGGTCACGGTCTCGGGAGGGGGCACCCTTTCCTGGGCTCTTGCCATCATGGCCCGTATCTGAAGGCCTTTTATCCCGGCAAGGATCCCGATCACGACAAGGAGGCCGATGACAGCGACAATGATCTTTTTCATGGACGGAGGGCTCCGGATATTGACAGGTTTTTGTCCACTTCAGGCCCCAGGCCGGCAGATCCCCGGTTCCACCATCCGCCTCCCAAGGCCTGGAACAGGGCCGCGCTGTCAGCAAGGCGGGCGGCCCTTGCCTCCACAAAGGCGATTCGGTTCTGTTCGTGGACCCGCTGGGCGTTAAGAAGCGAGATCCAGTCGGCAGCGCCGATCTCCACCCGTTTTCTCGTGAGATCCAGGGCCTCGGCAGCGGTCCTTTCCGCATCCGCCCGGGCCGCAAGGCCCTTGGCATCGAATTCCAGCGCCCGAAGGCAATCGGCCACGTCCTGAAATGCGGCAAGGACCGTCTCACGATACTGGGCCGCGGCCTGATCACGTGCCGCGATGGCTGCCCTTCGGCGGGCCGCGAGTTCCCCGCCCCGAAAGAGGGGCTGGAGGACTCCTGCCCCCAGGTTCCAGACGTTCGTCCCTGCGGTGAAGAGATCGGAAAGCCTTGTGGCCTCTGATCCATAGGCCCCGGAAAGGGTAATGTTGGGGAAGAGGTCGGCAGTGGCAACCCCTACGAGGGCGTTTGCCGAGCGGAGGATCTCTTCGGC from Deltaproteobacteria bacterium harbors:
- a CDS encoding type I restriction enzyme HsdR N-terminal domain-containing protein; amino-acid sequence: MPTHTHKNPLYIKIPCFLTGRLVLDTDRERIRQKLARHLVHELGYRIEDFILDREIPVEFNGKRQVSIIDLLVVIDGRSMMVLRFGPGSVITRESGTISAARLVEPDYIVPWAVQANLFDASFIDVVKKKAVGYGWEAIPSRSDLINLCSTWPPPVLPPERIPFEERILFSYDKPA
- the amrB gene encoding AmmeMemoRadiSam system protein B, producing MTIRRAAVAGQFYDGDPKLLNFRLSQYIGTVAKARPAIALIAPHAGYMYSGAVAGAAYAEVDVPETVVILGVNHTGLGARAAVMATGAWAMPMGTVPIASDLASLLLGMTSSLEDDVTAHLYEHSLEVQVPFLQFRQPALRIVPICLGGLAYDTCEEIGGAIALAVGRYGKPALIVASTDMTHYESQERANAQDRLAIDRILALDPRGLYETVRGHGISMCGVIPTTITLVAAKALGAKRARLVRYATSGDVTGDYRQVVGYASFIVD
- a CDS encoding biotin--[acetyl-CoA-carboxylase] ligase — encoded protein: MYKESSFFRTMSIKPFSELEGLIRLSRLRDLSLDHGLLPEHAERVFRRGADIGSRIYWCEGPERLMPRAREEIIRAEAEKRSIPSGTVWMTDRIEGAKGRRERVWWAPPGGIYACLAISPFLLEENWSFYSLGLGVAIAQVLREWGVPATVRWINDVLVSGKKVAGVLTEAIRLKDCSYLLFGIGINVNIKAFPDHLPEATSILLETGRECPIPALAADVLARIGWIFGLLHEWEARVMDEDDPDMENPALSAWTLASDTLGRDVAYGMDAERSPEIIARAVALSRDGGLVLETKSGERFTVRSGEIRYCSF
- the prfB gene encoding peptide chain release factor 2, whose amino-acid sequence is MSRRSQRASPSLEASSNTSEVIFDEDHIDKRLSEIEKELLKPDFWEGPTAKEILKERSDLKEQRELIASLAARHEELVFFLDMVRTEGDEDALKEVIKGAERLRADLEQAETVRLLSGKYDRNNAILTIHAGAGGTEAQDWADMLLRMYLRWAERHGFSVKMLDLAPGEEAGIKGATVLVEGTYAYGYLQGETGVHRLVRISPFDASGRRHTSFASVFVAPELDESIEVEINEKDLRIDTYRASGAGGQHVNKTSSAVRITHIPTGIVVQCQNERSQHKNKAYAMKILMARLYELEIAKKEAEKQKLHSEKKEIAWGSQIRSYVLQPYQLCKDNRTDMEVGNVIGVLDGDLDPFIRAYLELKGTSK
- a CDS encoding RNA methyltransferase codes for the protein MKVNLDNISIILNRPRFPENIGAAARCCRNMGIPELMVVRPENLDQERMLRMATSEAEDLIQKLVVHDSLEDALAPFNYAVGTTARTGRQRRPTDTPRTLPFRLAPLSQENRIALVFGSENWGLSNEDLRLCHFLVTIPTASFSSINLAQSVMIICYELFMAESREELFQPRIATIQEMEGMYRHLDEALRAIGFIHPRAPDYWMTNVRRFFSRLDLRSREVRLVRGFCRQLLWAVGQGRLHAQAQQEGPVTSPRTSLPSS
- a CDS encoding NAD-dependent epimerase/dehydratase family protein; this translates as MKVLVTGGSGFIGRHLLNALLARGDEVVVLSRRPDPFAIGDMPPILRFVQGDLTSSRSITGVAYDAEVVYHLAGLAHREGGGFPEDMHWRVTVDGTRHLLNEAIQAGVRRFVFVSSVKAMGEGTEGCLDETSPAAPKTAYGIAKRKAEELVIEKGREFGMHVCVLRLPLVYGPGNKGNIPRMIKAIDRGIFPPIPEVGNSRSMVHVEDVVQALLLASECPAANGKIYLVTDGRAYSTREIYKAILKALGRDVPRWTVPAWALRWVARTADAVLRMAGRSRPSCTAELEKLLCSAWYDPTRIRHELGFKPRHTLFDALADMVADYKTCEVASIGKG
- the lnt gene encoding apolipoprotein N-acyltransferase — translated: MTAFFPILSGLLIAGAFPPFSLSHLIWFCLVPLLFAVAGKGIRKGMSYGLVTGFVSFFGILWWLAPTISRFGHLPPWFSWPVICLLIAYLAIYPAVWAGGAAWVSRKSPILGPIALLPAAWTLLEWLREHLFSGFPWASLAYALSKSPSLIQTADLWGHFGISYLIVLANVLLWIAVSAPKPSWRPYPVLAVVLGLLFLHLHGSQRIRSVMVEDALVPALAVSAVQGNVPQDIKWDPGFQAETIAIYRDLSREAVRELGDLGKPGRRLLVWPETSAPFYFQEDGPLRIEILGIARDLDTMILLGSPAYEDGSDGMAFFNSAFLVGPDGSVAGRYDKVHLVPFGEYLPLGPLSAWAKDLLPFAGDFREGESSRPLAWGMDVKVGCLICFESIFPDRAREIVRQGADVIAVITNDAWFGRTGAPYQHEDMAVFRAVETRRWLVRSANTGVSSIISPWGERTAQTKIFERTAVSGEVRLRNGQGLYVRTGPTFFLTLCLALVIFALFYASRKLQREERI